The Paenibacillus sp. BIC5C1 DNA segment GCAGCAGTTGGAACCCGTCGCCAAAGAGCTGTTTGGATTATCCGAACTGGAAGAGCGCATCAAGCAAGCCTACGGTCTGCAAAAGGTAGTAGTGGTTCCCGGCGATTCGGACATTTCTCCATTTGCCAAACGGGAACTGGGCAGAGCCGGAGCGAAGGCTCTGGGTAATATTATGAGTGATAACGATGTTGTCGCCGTAACGGGCGGTTCAACAACGGCTGGAGTCGCTGAGCAACTGACTCCGCCAACATCGCTGAAAGGCGTCTGGTTCGTACCGGCACGCGGTGGGCTGGGAGAAAGTCTCGAAATTCAGGCCAATACGATTGCATCCACGATGGCAAAACGGGTAGGGGCTCAATACAAACTCCTGCATGTACCGGATTTGCTTAGTGATCATGCCTATGAATCATTAATCCAGGACCCGAGTGTTCAGGAGATTCTGCAGCTGATCCGAAAATCGCGAATCGTCATTCATGGAATCGGTGATGCCGTAGAGATGGCACGGCGCCGCAAACTTGCGACAGAGATCATAGATGAACTTCAGGAGCAAGGGGCCGTATCGGAATCCTTCGGTTATTACTTTAATGATCAGGGTGAGGTGGTACATACCATGCTTACGCTGGGCATGCGACTCCAGGATATTGAACGAACCGATGTCGTGATTGGGATTGCAGGTGGCAAGAGCAAGGCTGCTGCCATACACTCTGTTCTGCGATTTGGTCAGGAAGATATTCTGATTATTGATGAGGCTGCTGCTGAAGTCATCGTCGCCGAAATGGAATAAGGTTTTATTTTGCACCACAACCATTGTTGTCTTGACGGACTTCACCGTCTGTCTTGAATATATAAGCTTCATAAAAAAATCAATCAAAACTTGGGAGGAACTTACTCATGATTAAAGTAGGTATTAACGGTTTTGGACGTATTGGTCGTTTGGCATTCCGCCGTATTCAAAATGTAGAGGGCATTGAAGTTGTAGCAATCAACGACTTGACTGATGCTAAAATGCTGGCTCATTTGCTCAAATATGATACAACTCAAGGTCGCTTCGATGGCGATGTTGAAGTACACGATGGCTTCTTCAAAGTGAACGGCAAAGAAGTTAAAGTATTGGCTAACCGTAACCCAGAAGAACTTCCTTGGGGCGACCTGGGCGTAGATATCGTTCTGGAATGTACTGGTTTCTTCACAACTAAAGAAGCAGCTGAGAAACACTTGAAAGGTGGAGCTAAGAAAGTTGTTATCTCCGCACCTGCTACTGGCGACATGAAAACCATCGTTTACAACGTAAACCATGAAATCCTCGACGGTACTGAAACTGTAATTTCCGGCGCATCTTGCACAACAAACTGCCTGGCACCTATGGCAAAAACACTGCAAGACAAATTCGGAATCGTTCAAGGTTTGATGACTACAATTCACGCTTACACTGGCGACCAAAACACATTGGATGCTCCACACCCTAAAGGTGACTTCCGTCGTGCTCGCGCAGCAGCTGAAAACATCATCCCTAACACAACTGGTGCTGCTAAAGCAATCGGTTTGGTTATTCCAGAACTGCAAGGTAAACTCGACGGTGCAGCTCAACGTGTACCAGTAGCTACTGGTTCCCTGACTGAGCTCGTAACTGTATTGGGTAAAAAAGTTACTGCTGAAGAAGTTAACGCAGTAATGAAAGAAGCTTCCGATCCACAAACTTTCGGATACACAGAAGACGAAATCGTATCTTCCGATATCCAAGGAATCACTTTCGGTTCCCTGTTTGATGCAACTCAAACTAAAGTTCTGACTGTTGGCGACCAACAATTGGTTAAAACTGTAGCTTGGTATGACAATGAAATGTCCTACACTGCTCAACTGGTTCGCACTTTGGAGCACTTTGCAAAAATGATCAAGTAATATCTGCAATAACATAGAGCGGAAACAGATGCTATTGTTTCCGCTCTTTATATATCAACATTTTGCAAATTTCTCAAAAACACCAGGATTGCAAGGGATTTGGGCCCTTGATTGGTCCACCAAATACATGGGTGCGGAGGAAATACAGATGAACAAAAAAAGTGTACGTGATATCGAATTGACAGGAAAACGGGCATTTGTGCGTGTAGATTTTAATGTGCCGCTCGAAGATGGTAAAATTACAGATGACAAACGTATTCGTGCCACGCTTCCTACGATCAATTACTTGATCGAAAAAGGCGCTAAAGTTATTTTGGCAAGCCACATGGGTCGTCCAAAAGGCGAAGTGGTTGAATCCATGCGTTTGACTCCAGCTGCTGAGCGTTTGTCCGAATTGCTCGGTAAAAAAGTCGTTAAAGCGGATGATTGCGTTGGCGAAACAGTAAAAGCTCAAATCGCTGAACTGAACAATGGCGACGTATTGTTGCTTGAGAACGTTCGTTTCCACGCAGGCGAAGAGAAAAACGATCCAGAACTCGCAAAACAATTTGCTGAACTGGCTGACGTATTCGTTAACGATGCATTCGGAGCAGCTCACAGAGCACACGCTTCAACAGAAGGTATCGCTCACTTGTTGCCAGCAGTATCCGGTCTGTTGATGGAGAAAGAACTTGAAGTGTTGGGCAAAGCAATCTCCAACCCTGAGCGTCCTTTCACAGCAATCATCGGTGGTTCCAAAGTTAAAGACAAAATCGATGTGATCGACAACCTGTTGAACATTGCAGACAACGTAATCATCGGTGGCGGTCTTTCCTACACATTCATGAAGGCTCAAGGTTATGAAGTAGGTCAATCCCTGCTGGATGAGTCCAAACTGGATGTAGCTCTGGGCTTCATTGAAAAAGCGAAAAAACTGGGTAAAAACTTCTATCTGCCAGTTGATATCGTTATCTCCGACGACTTCAGTGCGAACGCAAACACGAAGATTGTTGAAGTTGGCGACATTCCTGCAGATTGGGAAGGCATCGACATCGGTCCTAAAACACGTGAGATCTATGCTGACGTTGTTAAAAACTCCAAACTCGTTGTATGGAACGGACCAATGGGCGTATTCGAAATCGAGCCTTTCTCCCACGGTACTCGTGCAGTAGCGGAAGCTTGCGCTGAGACATCTGCATACACCATCATTGGTGGCGGTGACTCCGCAGCAGCAGCTGAGAAGTTCAAATTGGCTGACAAAATGGACCACATCTCTACAGGTGGCGGTGCATCGCTCGAGTTCATGGAAGGCAAAGTGCTTCCTGGCGTAGTTGCATTGAACGACAAGTAAGCTTTAAGCTATAGCATGAAGGAGTTGAAAACCATGAGAACACCGATTATCGCAGGTAACTGGAAAATGTTCAAAACGGTTTCCGAATCCAATGACTTCATTCAGGAAGTTAAAGGAAAAGCGGAAGTTGAAGGCGTAGAGACTGTTATTTGCGCACCGTTTACGAATCTGCCATCTCTGGTAGAAGCCGTTAAAGGCACAAACATCAAAATTGGTGCACAAAATCTTCATTTTGAAGACAACGGTGCATTCACAGGTGAAATCAGCGGCGTGATGCTGAAAGACCTGGGTGTGGATTACGTCATTATTGGTCACTCGGAGCGCCGTCAATATTTTGCGGAAACCGATGAGACTGTCAATAAAAAGTTGCACGCAGCATTCCGTCACGGATTGACTCCAATCTTCTGCCTTGGTGAGACGCTTGAAGAGCGCGAAGCTGATCAAACGAAAGACGTGTGCAAAGTGCAAACGGAAGCTGCTTTTGCAGGCCTGTCCGCAGATCAGGCAGCACAAGTAGTTATCGCTTATGAGCCAATCTGGGCGATTGGTACAGGCAAATCCTCCACTTCCCAAGATGCGAATGAAGTTATTGCTTACATTCGTACGCTGGTGAAGGATCTGTACGACCAAAAGGTAGCAGATGCAGTTCGTATTCAATACGGCGGCAGTGTTAAACCTGAGAACGTAACAGAATACCTCGGACAAAGCGACATCGACGGCGCGCTTGTTGGCGGTGCCAGCTTGCAGCCGGCTTCGTTCATCGCGCTTGTTGAGGGGGCGAAGTAATGACAGCTCCAAAACCTGTAGCGCTGATCATTATGGACGGCTTTGGTCTTCGTAACACGGAGGAAGGCAACGCGGTAGCGCAAGCCAAAAAACCGAACTATGACCGTTTTATGAGCCAATTCCCACACACAACTCTCACTGCTTGCGGTGAAGCTGTAGGTTTGCCTGAAGGGCAAATGGGGAACTCCGAGGTAGGTCACCTGAACATTGGTGCCGGCCGGATCGTATACCAGGATTTGACTCGTATCTCCAAATCGATTCGTGACGGTGAGTTTTTCGATAACGAAACACTCGTTAAAGCTGTTCGCGAAGCGAAACAAAGCGGTAAAAAGCTCCATTTGTATGGTTTGTTGTCCGATGGCGGCGTACATAGTCACATCGACCACTTGTTCGCTATGCTGGATCTCGCCAAAAAAGAAGAAATGAATGACGTATACATTCATGCCTTCATGGATGGCCGTGATGTTATGCCAGACAGCGGTAAAGAGTTCATGCAGAAGCTGATTGCCAAAATCGAGGAAGTCGGTGTAGGACAAATCGCAACGGTTCAAGGTCGCTACTATGCGATGGACCGTGACAAACGTTGGGAACGTGTTGAGAAATCATATCGTGCCATCGTTTATGGTGATGGACCAAAATACACTGATCCACTCAAAGCGGTTGAAGAATCGTATGAAAAATCCGTATTTGACGAATTCGTTGAACCAACGGTTATTGTTAAAGCGGATGGCCAGCCGGTAGGTTTGGTGGAGAGCGGCGATTCCGTCATTTTCCTCAACTTCCGTCCTGACCGTGCGATCCAACTGTCGCAAGTATTCACGAACCAGGATTTCCGTGGTTTCGACCGTGGTCCGAAGTTCCCTGTGGGCTTGCACTTTGTGTGTCTGACCTTGTTCAGCGAGACCGTTGAAGGTTATGTGGCGTACTCGCCTAAAAACCTCGACAACACGCTGGGTGAAGTCCTGGTACAAAACAACAAGAAACAATTGCGTATTGCAGAAACCGAGAAATACCCGCACGTAACCTTCTTCTTCAGCGGCGGCCGTGATGTTGAGCTTCCAGGCGAAACACGTGTGCTGATCAACTCACCAAAAGTTGCAACGTACGACTTGCAACCAGAGATGAGCGCGTATGAAGTAGCTGACGCATGTGTTCGCGAGATTGAAGCTGACAAACATGATGCCATCATTCTGAACTTTGCTAACCCTGATATGGTTGGACACTCCGGCATGCTGGAGCCGACGATTAAGGCAGTAGAAGTAACAGACGAATGCATGGGCCGTGTTGTGGATGCAGTTCTTGCTAAAGGCGGCGTTGTGCTGATTACTGCGGATCATGGTAACGCGGATATGGTGTTCGATGAGCAAGGACGTCCGTTCACGGCTCACACAACGAACCCGGTTCCATTCATCGTTACAGATGCGAACGTTACCCTGCGTGAAGGCGGAATCCTCGCGGATATCGCTCCAACGATTCTTGACTTGATGCAATTGCCTAAACCGGCTGAAATGACAGGTACATCTGTCATCGCTACCCGTAAATAATTTAATCTTAATAGGTTTTTGAATAAGACTGGAGTTACACTTTAACGGAGCGGGCAGAACCAATCTGCAGAAGCGAAGCGTTCGCCTTTATCACATGATTTCAACTTATGACGATAAGTTCGAAGAAATCAGGGGATAACAGCGATCGAAAGATGGTACTGCACGCGGAGTGTTTTAGTGAAACCAATTGTTCTGAACGTATTAAATAAAATTCCAAATTTAAAGGAGATTATCACTCATGACTATTATTTCTGACGTGTACGCTCGCGAAGTCCTCGACTCCCGCGGTAACCCTACAGTTGAAGTTGAAGTATACCTGGAGTCCGGCGCAATCGGACGCGCTATCGTTCCATCCGGTGCATCCACTGGTGCCCACGAAGCTGTTGAGCTTCGCGATGGCGACAAATCCCGTTACCTGGGTAAAGGTGTTCTGCAAGCTGTTAAAAACGTAAACGAAACAATCGCTCCAGAAGTAATCGGTATGGATGCATTGGATCAACTGGGTATCGACAAATTGATGATTACTTTGGATGGTACGCCAAACAAAGGTAAACTGGGTGCTAACGCAATCCTGGCTGTATCCATGGCTGTAGCTCGCGCAGCTGCTGACGCTCTGGACCTGCCATTGTATGTTTACCTGGGCGGATTCAACGCTAAAGCACTGCCAGTACCAATGATGAACATCATCAACGGTGGTGAGCACGCTGACAACAACATCGATGTTCAAGAGTTCATGGTTCTTCCAGTTGGAGCACCAAGCTTCAAAGAAGCTCTTCGTGTAGGTGCGGAAATCTTCCACAACCTGAAATCCGTACTGAGCTCCAAAGGTCTGAACACAGCTGTAGGTGACGAAGGTGGTTTCGCACCGAACCTTGGTTCTAACGAAGAAGCAATCACTACAATCATCGAAGCAATTGAAAAAGCAGGTTACAAACCAGGCGTTGACGTATTCCTGGGTATGGACGTTGCTTCCACTGAGTTCTACAAAGATGGTAAGTACACACTTGCTGGCGAAGGTAAATCTTACACTTCCGCTGAGTATGTTGACCTTCTGGCTTCATGGGTTGAGAAATACCCAATCATCACAATCGAAGACGGTATGTCCGAAGATGACTGGGATGGTTGGAAATTGCTCACAGAAAAATTGGGAGACAAAGTACAACTCGTTGGTGATGACCTGTTCGTAACGAACACAGAGCGTCTGGGTAGAGGTATCGAAGAAGGTATCGGTAACTCCATCCTGATCAAAGTTAACCAAATCGGTACATTGACTGAAACATTCGATGCAATCGAAATGGCTAAACGTGCAGGATACACTGCTGTAATCTCCCACCGTTCCGGTGAGTCCGAAGACAGCACAATCGCTGATATCGCTGTTGCAACAAACGCGGGTCAAATTAAAACGGGTGCTCCTTCCCGTACAGACCGTATCGCGAAGTACAACCAATTGCTCCGCATCGAGGATCAACTGGGTGAACTGGCTCAATACAATGGTCTTAAAGGCTTCTACAACCTCAAAAAATAAGTTGTCTTACGACAACTCACGGGCAAGTCGGGTAACCGGCTTGTCTTTTTTATTAAGTTGATTTTTAATTGCTCGAGATTAAAAAGGTTGAAAATGTTGGCGGTATCTCAGTAAATGAGGAAATGCCACTACTTGTATCACGTTAATAGCTGTGTTACAATTAAAGTAACTGTTTTTATGGTGAGATGTTATGCCCACATGGGTAGGAGGTGGAAAGAATGGATATTGCTTTGAAATTGCTGCTCGTGGTGTTTTCGATCGGTCTAATCACTGTAGTATTGCTGCAGCACGGGAAAAGCGCTGGTTTGGCGGGTGCCATCTCCGGTGGTGCGGAACATCTTTTCGGTAAAACGAAAGCGCGCGGACTGGATCTTTTCTTGCAACGTGCAACAGTTGTACTGGGTGCAGGATTCTTCATTTTGTCTATCATCGTTACGGTTGTCTCCAAGTAAGAGCTGGAGTTTCTTATGTAACGCGATAGTTTCGAGCAATGAACGCTTGAATGATTAACCTTCGTTTCGAGAAGAAACGGAGGTTTTTTAATAAATTCATCCATGACCAGTCTTTCCCAATGAACCACATGATTCCGATCTTCGATTTCTTCTCACTTCCGTTCGGTTACCTTCCTACATATTCGCCCTGTTCTGGGCCGTTTCTTTTCTGTCTATTCGAGAGCAAAACACATGTAGCATAAATGCTGTTATGATGCATGAAAGCGCGGTTATGCAATGGGCCATGCATGCTTGGTTTATTTTGCAGGGTACGGATGCGCCGGATTGAATTCGTGTATACTAGGGTATGAGATAGTGAGGCCTGTGTTAAACGGCTTTTCTACTTGTAAGGTTTCCGATACATAGAGAGATGAGACAAGATTACACTTTTATGTTTCCCGAGGTGATTATTAATGATAACAGAACAACAATTGCTCGACTTCATGCGGGAAACCGCTTATAAACCGATGACTTATCAGGAACTGGAACAGCACTTCGAGATTGAGGATGCGGCTGATTTCAAAGCCTTTTTGATTATGCTTAATACGCTGGAGGAGTCCGGCAAAATTCTACTGACCCGCAACAACCGTTATGGCATGCCGGAACGCATGGATTTGGTACGCGGACGTTTGCAGGCTCATGCGAAGGGGTTTGCTTTCCTCATCCCTGAGGATCGGGAGCACCCGGATGTGTACATCCACGCTAATGACATGAAAAGCGCGATGAATGGCGATACAGTATTTGTTAAAGTGACCTCTCAAGGTCCTTCCGGTGGGCGTTTGGAGGGTGAGATTGTCCGTATTGTTACCCGTGCGGTCACGCAAGTGGTCGGTGTATTCCAAAGCCACGAGGTTTATGGTTTCGTCATTCCGGACGATAAGCGGATTAACCGAGATATCTTCATCCCACGTACGAACTTTAATGGAGCTGTAGATGGGCAAAAAGTTGTTGCAAAAATTATCAGCTATCCAGAGGGCCGGGCAGCAGCAGAAGGTGAAGTGATCGAGATTCTTGGTCATAAGGATGAACCGGGTATCGATATCCTGTCTGTAATCCGTAAACATCAGCTGCCTGAAGCCTTCCCGGATGAAGTGGTGGAAGAGGCCGAAAAAGCACCGGATGCCATTACGGAAGAAGAGATTATTCAGCAGGGGCGTCGCGATCTGCGTGGACTGAATATCGTTACGATTGATGGTGAAGACGCCAAGGATTTGGATGACGCTGTCAACGTGGAGAAGCTGCCAAACGGTAATTATCGTCTGGGCGTTCATATTGCCGATGTAGGCTATTATGTGAAGGAAAACTCCAAGTTGGACCAGGAAGCGTACAACCGCGGATGCAGCGTGTATCTAGTGGACCGTGTTATTCCGATGCTTCCGCAACGCCTGTCCAATGGGATTTGTAGTTTGAATCCACAGGTAGATCGCTTGACGTTATCTTGTGAGATGGAGTTCAACGACCAGATGAAGGTTGTGAAACACGACATTTTCACAAGTGTGATCAAGACCAAAGAGCGGATGACGTATTCCAACGTTCGTAAAATTCTTGAAGGTGAAGAGCCTGAATTGTTGGAGCGTTACAAGGATCTGGTGGACGATTTCCATCTGATGAAAGAGATTGCTTTGAAGCTTCGTGCGATGCGTATGCGCCGCGGTGCGGTTGACTTTGATTTTGAAGAATCCAAAATCATCGTGGATGCAGAATGCAAACCAGTGGATATCGTGAAACGGGAGCGTTCCATTGCGGAACAAATCATTGAGGAATTCATGCTGGCAGCCAATGAAACGGTAGCAGAGCATTTCCACTGGTTGAAGGTTCCGTTCATCTATCGTGTGCATGAAGATCCAGATCAGGAAAAACTGCAAAATTTTCTCGCCTTTGCGGCGAATTTCGGACACCATGTCAAAGGACGTGGCAACGCGGTTCATCCACGGGCGCTTCAATCCCTGCTTGAGGATATAAACGGAACGAAGGAACAGACGGTTATCAGTACAATGATGCTGCGTTCCATGAAACAGGCGAAGTATGATTCCGAGATGTCCGGTCACTTTGGTCTGGCGGCAGAGTTCTACAGTCACTTTACATCACCGATCCGTCGTTATCCCGACCTCGTCATTCACCGTGTCATTCGGGAAGTGATTGAGAACAATGGGGCTTTGCCTGAGAACCGTCAGGAGTATTTGGCTGGTCGTATGGCCGATATTGCGCAGCAGTCTTCGGAGCGCGAGCGTGTGGCGGTTGAAGCTGAGCGGGATACAGAGAAAATGAAGAAAGCTGAGTACATGCTTGATAAAGTCGGGGAAGAGTTCGAAGGCATGATCAGCAGTGTAACCAGCTTCGGTATGTTCATTGAACTGGAGAATACGGTAGAAGGTTTGATTCGCCTGAGTGCACTCACAGACGACTATTACCATTTTGACGATCAACATATGGCTCTGATTGGCGAACGTACCTCTAAAGTCTTCCGCATCGGTGATGAAGTGAAGATTCGCGTGGCGCGTGTAAGCATGGAAGAGTACACAATTGACTTTGAAATGGTCGACATGAAACCTCGCGGCGAACGTCCAGGTGGCTTCAGTGGCGGACGTGGCGGTAAAGGTGGCCGTCCTGCTGGTGGCGGCGGACGCGGCGGCGCGAAGAGTGGTTCTGGTGGATTCAGTGGCTCGCGTGGTGGTAAAGGCGCCCCTACTGGTGCTGGAGGCAGCCGTGGTGGCAGATCTGCAGATGAGAGCAGCAAAGGCGGACGTGGCGGTCGTAGCGGAGCTTCGAACACAGCGGGAAGCGCGGGTGGCAAAGGTGGCGGCAAACCGAGAGGTGAGCGTCGTGCTGGAGATGCCAGCGGAGCAACTGGCCGTAGCAAGGGAGCGGTAAGCTTTGGTTTCGGCTCGGGCAAAGGTGGTTATAGCTCTACAGCGGGTGGCCAGGAAGGCACTTCAACTGGTGGACAAGGGAATGGTCTGAACAGTGGCAGCAGTCGCGGTGAAGGTAGCTTCAAATCCGGTAAAGGCGGAGGTAAAGGTGGCAAAGGCGGTAGTGGACGCAAAAACACCTCACCTAGCGGTGTGTTTATCGGAGAAGGAGCTACACCGGGCGGTGTCCAGGAAGGCGGAGCACCACGCCGTAAGCGCAAAAAGAATAAAGGTGCATCTGCCAACGGAACGGCGGCTTTTGTACGGAAGAAGAAAAAGTAATCGCGTTTCGCTGAGCATGAAATGAGTGTAATGAGAAGAGGCGGCGCAGACCGCCTCTTTCTTGATTTTAACAGCGGTCCTTGCTACAATTAAGGTCTGGCATGTGGTACCTGAGGAAATGTGTGGTGCGCTGCTGTAGAGCATAGGTACCGGCTTATTTTACGGAGAAGGAGTGAGGACATGGGCAAGAATGATGGACAGAGTAAAGTGCTTGCACAGAATAAAAAGGCTTCCCATGACTACTTCATTGAAGATACGTATGAAGCGGGCATGGTGCTTACCGGAACGGAGATTAAATCTCTTCGTAACGGCCGTGCGAATATTGGCGATGCATTTGCCACAATTCGGAACGGTGAGATTCATATTCACAATATGCATATTAGTCCTTTTGAACAAGGGAACCGTCATAATCCAATTGATCCAACACGTACACGCAAGCTGTTGATGCATAAAGTGCAGATTCACAAGTTGCTAGGGTTGTCGAAGCAGGACGGATACAGTATTGTACCGCTAAAGATCTATATTCGTAACGGGTATGCCAAGCTATTGCTCGGTCTGGGTAAAGGTAAGAAGCAGTACGATAAACGGGAGTCTGCTGCAAAACGCGATGCACAACGCGATATTCAACGGGTACTGCGCGAGAAGCAAAAAGTTGCTCGTTGATTGGGTTGCTATGTGTTGAATTGCGCATGGTAGTTGGTGTGAGGCGCGAGTGATGTTAGAAATTTGGATCTCAAGTTTTGCCCGTAATGGGGTGGAGCTTGGGTTTTTTAATTTGATTAGAGATTCATTGTTAGGGGGCGCGGTGTAATGAGTTTAACGCATCACGCAGACCTGCGTGCGGGTAAATCTTTCAGATTATTGTGCCAGTTATGGTGTGAGATACACCCGTTGTTGCCGTACCATGTAAAAATTGATTGTGAGTAGTACCGTTAAACTTTTTTTGATGATTGCTGGAAAGAATCGTTGCAGTATGTTTGCTGATGGCTGTGTAGTTTGTTCGGATCGTGGGTAAGATAGTTAAGAAAAGTTGTTCATGCTCATGAATTGTCTGCACCTCGGTACTCAACTTTACTTCCCTTGAGGGACGCGGTATAATATGTAGACGCTTGAGCATCATATGTGTGTTGGTTAAACTTGCACAGTTGCTCAGCATGTTGGATCGTCTTCCAGCAATCTATACTATATCGGTGATTGGTCCTGTGTTATGATGTTCTTGTAGCAGACAGGAATGCCGAGTTTGAAAGAAACATCTTTTTACCTTGGAGGAAAAAGATGTGTAGCACCTTTGCTCCGTATTCACGGATTAATCCTGGAGCCCTTCTTATATGAGGGGGCGTTTATGGATTCGACGGGGATAGTTCGAGCATGGGTAGCGGGTAGTGGGGACGCGTCCACTTCATCAACGCTAAAGCCTATTAAACGGCAAACAACAAACAAACTACGCTTTCGCAGCCTAAGAAACTGTGTGCGTGCTTCTAACCTGCATCGCCCATGTGACAGGATTAGGGGCTAACAAGTAGTGGGATACGCTGTCACATCTCCGCCTGGGGTGTGCTGAAGAAGACAATCAGGCTGACCCAACGTATAGCCGGTTACGGGGCGATACTCGGGTGACATCAAAACTGTGACTACACCCGTAGAAGCTTATGTGTCGTTATCTTCGGACAGGGGTTCGACTCCCCTCGCCTCCATTAAAAAAACCCGCTCACTGAGCGGGTTTTTGCTTTATACGTTAGAGTTATGTAGACATGTAATAGACTACTTATGGAAAAAATGATTTTTGGATATCAATTAGAGACATTTCGTCTATAATGATTTTCGAAGGGTTCTTTTATTGTGACAATAAGTGGTGATTTTCTAAAATCCTTAATAGATGATTTACAGTTTTTTCGCTCATTCTGGCTTCACTTAGTACTTCTTTTGCACAAGTGAAGAAAGAATCTTTTGATGTTGGTAAAATTTGGGATATTAACATTGACTTGAATTCATTTATATGAATTATGTTCAGCAAAACTCCCTTACTGCGTGCTTCCAGAATAATTATTTCTTTTGTACTATCGACTAGTTCAGCTCTAGGACCCATAATAAAAGTGAACCGTGGGCAATTATTTTCAGCAGCTTTATTTACTGCATGCTGGACATCTATTCTACTGAATAACTTGTCTTTTGCTTCGATTGCATATATCAAAGATCCGTTATGATATACATCGACATCACCAATCTCTTTGGAGGATGAACCAGATTGATTTACAATATGTGTTTCGACAATGTTTTCCCCTATAAGTGATTGAGAATGTAATTTCAATAAAGAACCTATTACTAATACTAAATTTTCTCCACCAAACGATTCAGAAATTATAGCTTCTAGGACTTGGTCTAATTCTATATAAGTCAGCTCTCGTGTAGTTTGTAATGAGATTAATTCCTCTTTCTCATTTCCGATTTGAATTAAAATGTATAGGGAGTGTGCTAGAGCTATAAGGGCTTTGTCACTTGTGTCTATAAGGGGAAGTAACTTGCATAATAACTCTAGAGTCTCCCTATCTTTACCTCCCCTAACTGCATTATGTATACTTAGTTCTTCAAAACGAGCTGGATTATTCAAAAAAGGTTCGTTAGAAAGTCCTAAAGCACCTTTTAGGTGATCCCGTTCAAACTTGACTAAAACTTTATGGCATAATGTTCGTGCGTCGTATGCACCCTGCAATTTGGATTTCTTTTGAAGACATAATGGGTTAATGGTAGGATCAGTGGCTTTCGCTAAGAAGGCATTAACCATGATATACTTATATGTTTTATTGCTTCCTTTCAAAACCATACTGATAATA contains these protein-coding regions:
- a CDS encoding sugar-binding domain-containing protein; amino-acid sequence: MRTILEVQKQLLPDLMDVLKKRYTILRQIMLSDVIGRRTLANSMQMTERVLRAETDLLKAQGLIEIDSAGMKISEAGHELLQQLEPVAKELFGLSELEERIKQAYGLQKVVVVPGDSDISPFAKRELGRAGAKALGNIMSDNDVVAVTGGSTTAGVAEQLTPPTSLKGVWFVPARGGLGESLEIQANTIASTMAKRVGAQYKLLHVPDLLSDHAYESLIQDPSVQEILQLIRKSRIVIHGIGDAVEMARRRKLATEIIDELQEQGAVSESFGYYFNDQGEVVHTMLTLGMRLQDIERTDVVIGIAGGKSKAAAIHSVLRFGQEDILIIDEAAAEVIVAEME
- the gap gene encoding type I glyceraldehyde-3-phosphate dehydrogenase, which translates into the protein MIKVGINGFGRIGRLAFRRIQNVEGIEVVAINDLTDAKMLAHLLKYDTTQGRFDGDVEVHDGFFKVNGKEVKVLANRNPEELPWGDLGVDIVLECTGFFTTKEAAEKHLKGGAKKVVISAPATGDMKTIVYNVNHEILDGTETVISGASCTTNCLAPMAKTLQDKFGIVQGLMTTIHAYTGDQNTLDAPHPKGDFRRARAAAENIIPNTTGAAKAIGLVIPELQGKLDGAAQRVPVATGSLTELVTVLGKKVTAEEVNAVMKEASDPQTFGYTEDEIVSSDIQGITFGSLFDATQTKVLTVGDQQLVKTVAWYDNEMSYTAQLVRTLEHFAKMIK
- a CDS encoding phosphoglycerate kinase; translation: MNKKSVRDIELTGKRAFVRVDFNVPLEDGKITDDKRIRATLPTINYLIEKGAKVILASHMGRPKGEVVESMRLTPAAERLSELLGKKVVKADDCVGETVKAQIAELNNGDVLLLENVRFHAGEEKNDPELAKQFAELADVFVNDAFGAAHRAHASTEGIAHLLPAVSGLLMEKELEVLGKAISNPERPFTAIIGGSKVKDKIDVIDNLLNIADNVIIGGGLSYTFMKAQGYEVGQSLLDESKLDVALGFIEKAKKLGKNFYLPVDIVISDDFSANANTKIVEVGDIPADWEGIDIGPKTREIYADVVKNSKLVVWNGPMGVFEIEPFSHGTRAVAEACAETSAYTIIGGGDSAAAAEKFKLADKMDHISTGGGASLEFMEGKVLPGVVALNDK
- the tpiA gene encoding triose-phosphate isomerase; translation: MRTPIIAGNWKMFKTVSESNDFIQEVKGKAEVEGVETVICAPFTNLPSLVEAVKGTNIKIGAQNLHFEDNGAFTGEISGVMLKDLGVDYVIIGHSERRQYFAETDETVNKKLHAAFRHGLTPIFCLGETLEEREADQTKDVCKVQTEAAFAGLSADQAAQVVIAYEPIWAIGTGKSSTSQDANEVIAYIRTLVKDLYDQKVADAVRIQYGGSVKPENVTEYLGQSDIDGALVGGASLQPASFIALVEGAK
- the gpmI gene encoding 2,3-bisphosphoglycerate-independent phosphoglycerate mutase, whose protein sequence is MTAPKPVALIIMDGFGLRNTEEGNAVAQAKKPNYDRFMSQFPHTTLTACGEAVGLPEGQMGNSEVGHLNIGAGRIVYQDLTRISKSIRDGEFFDNETLVKAVREAKQSGKKLHLYGLLSDGGVHSHIDHLFAMLDLAKKEEMNDVYIHAFMDGRDVMPDSGKEFMQKLIAKIEEVGVGQIATVQGRYYAMDRDKRWERVEKSYRAIVYGDGPKYTDPLKAVEESYEKSVFDEFVEPTVIVKADGQPVGLVESGDSVIFLNFRPDRAIQLSQVFTNQDFRGFDRGPKFPVGLHFVCLTLFSETVEGYVAYSPKNLDNTLGEVLVQNNKKQLRIAETEKYPHVTFFFSGGRDVELPGETRVLINSPKVATYDLQPEMSAYEVADACVREIEADKHDAIILNFANPDMVGHSGMLEPTIKAVEVTDECMGRVVDAVLAKGGVVLITADHGNADMVFDEQGRPFTAHTTNPVPFIVTDANVTLREGGILADIAPTILDLMQLPKPAEMTGTSVIATRK